One genomic region from Rosa rugosa chromosome 1, drRosRugo1.1, whole genome shotgun sequence encodes:
- the LOC133744598 gene encoding egg cell-secreted protein 1.2-like yields the protein MALKNLVFLSMVTLIASLIMSASNATATRKISAGIKTSGEGEGGLVECGNALVELKSCSQEIVVYFLNGKANIGPDCCKAIATITRHCWPAMLTSLGFTAEQGHILRGYCDAAAAVTTTAPAAGPLARTTPLISC from the coding sequence AATTTGGTTTTTCTTTCCATGGTGACACTGATCGCATCCCTCATTATGAGTGCAAGTAATGCAACTGCTACTAGGAAAATTTCTGCAGGGATCAAAACGAGCGGTGAAGGCGAAGGCGGGCTAGTGGAATGCGGAAATGCGCTGGTGGAGCTGAAATCTTGCTCGCAAGAGATTGTTGTGTATTTCCTGAATGGGAAGGCTAATATCGGCCCAGACTGTTGCAAAGCTATCGCCACCATTACACGTCACTGCTGGCCTGCAATGCTTACTTCCCTTGGCTTCACTGCAGAACAAGGTCACATCTTACGAGGCTACTGTGATGCTGCGGCTGCTGTGACTACTACTGCTCCTGCTGCGGGGCCACTTGCTCGTACAACACCTCTAATCAGttgttga
- the LOC133725516 gene encoding uncharacterized protein LOC133725516 translates to MKEDEVRVIMYWSFSYRKKLHDQTRSNNVLNSKLCPFSSSPSSPSDSPPSDTPATALGKYKGHSCRHGQVGGVNSLGNQVSELVIPQSYEARAGNPRIRSWNSRNLEVASLVPIWELVFIRILNVKIDRGRGKTWGASMFALDGCLHDCIGWLFT, encoded by the exons ATGAAGGAAGATGAAGTGAGGGTAATCATGTACTGGTCATTCT CTTATAGAAAGAAACTCCACGACCAAACTAGATCAAACAACgttctaaactcaaagctttgtCCCTTCTCTTCATCGCCTTCCTCACCTTCAGATTCTCCTCCATCTGATACACCAGCCACCGCCTTAGGAAAGTACAAAGGTCATAGCTGCCGCCATGGGCAAGTAGGAGGTGTCAACAGCCTTGGCAATCAAGTTTCAGAATTGGTGATTCCTCAAAGCTATGAAGCTAGAGCTGGAAACCCTAGAATCAGGAGCTGGAACTCTAGAAATCTGGAGGTGGCGAGTCTAGTACCTATATGG GAACTTGTTTTCATCCGGATACTTAACGTGAAAATCGATCGAGGTAGGGGAAAAACTTGGGGAGCCTCTATGTTTGCATTGGATGGTTGTTTACATGATTGCATTGGATGGTTGTTTACATGA
- the LOC133724507 gene encoding probable cinnamyl alcohol dehydrogenase 9, whose translation MAKSPEEEHPQKVFGWAARDSSGSLSLFHFSRRENADGDVTIKVLYCGVCHSDLHSVKNEWGFTNYPIVPGHEIVGVVTKTGKSVTKFKEGDRVGVGVMVGSCNTCETCQQDLENYCPKVIFTYNALNHDKTKTYGGYSDMIVVDHRFVLRFPDNLPPDSGAPLLCAGITVYSPMKYYGMTEPGKHLGVAGLGGLGHIAVKIGKAFGLKVTVISTSPAKEDEAINRLGADSFVVSTDPAQLKAAMGTMDYIIDTVSAVHALAPLIGLLKLNGKLITVGLPNKPLELPIFPLVLGRKLVGGSDVGGIKETQEMLDFCAKHNITSEIELIKMDYINTAMERLAKSDVRYRFVIDVGNSSSQ comes from the exons ATGGCAAAATCACCAGAAGAAGAACACCCTCAGAAGGTTTTTGGTTGGGCTGCCAGAGATTCTTCTGGGTCACTTTCCCTCTTTCATTTCTCTAGAAG GGAAAATGCCGATGGTGATGTAACAATAAAAGTCCTCTATTGTGGGGTTTGCCATTCAGACTTGCATTCTGTCAAGAACGAATGGGGGTTCACCAACTATCCTATTGTACCTGG GCATGAaattgttggtgttgtgaccaAAACTGGGAAAAGTGTGACGAAATTCAAAGAAGGTGATCGTGTAGGAGTTGGGGTTATGGTGGGATCCTGCAACACATGTGAGACTTGCCAGCAGGACTTGGAGAACTATTGCCCGAAAGTGATATTCACCTATAACGCCCTCAATCATGACAAAACTAAAACTTATGGTGGTTATTCTGATATGATTGTTGTTGACCATCGCTTTGTGCTCCGCTTTCCCGATAACTTACCCCCAGATTCTGGCGCTCCACTTCTATGTGCCGGGATCACTGTGTATAGTCCGATGAAGTATTACGGCATGACAGAGCCTGGAAAGCATTTGGGCGTGGCAGGACTAGGTGGACTAGGTCATATTGCTGTCAAAATTGGCAAGGCATTTGGTTTGAAGGTAACTGTCATCAGTACTTCCCCAGCTAAGGAGGATGAGGCTATTAACAGACTTGGGgctgattcttttgttgtttcAACTGACCCTGCACAATTGAAG GCAGCGATGGGTACCATGGATTACATAATTGACACAGTATCTGCAGTTCATGCCCTTGCTCCATTAATTGGTCTACTTAAGCTGAATGGGAAGCTGATTACTGTGGGTTTGCCTAATAAGCCACTGGAGTTGCCTATATTTCCATTGGTTCTGG GGAGGAAGCTCGTTGGTGGAAGCGACGTTGGAGGGATAAAAGAGACGCAGGAGATGCTTGACTTTTGTGCCAAACACAATATTACCTCCGAAATCGAGCTAATTAAAATGGACTACATTAACACAGCTATGGAGCGACTTGCCAAATCAGATGTCAGGTATCGGTTTGTGATCGATGTGGGGAACTCCTCGTCTCAGTGA